The Microbacterium paraoxydans genome includes a window with the following:
- a CDS encoding PH-like domain-containing protein: MSARDLAVAIIIAVALLILLSMLFAWRRRVRRDAAYTAPLGVPEHAEVTRRDEVLYVSTTRHEQPLERLAITPLAFRARGELAVTDRGIALALDGAPTVFLAADRLVSIDRATVTIDRVVEPGGLVRISWHVDDTTVVDSYVRLTGGDLPTLISDLQRLIPAAPDTGASS; the protein is encoded by the coding sequence ATGAGCGCACGGGACCTCGCGGTCGCGATCATCATCGCCGTCGCGCTGCTGATCCTGCTCTCGATGCTGTTCGCCTGGCGACGACGAGTGCGGCGCGATGCCGCGTACACGGCCCCGCTCGGGGTGCCGGAGCACGCGGAGGTGACGCGCCGCGACGAGGTGCTCTACGTGTCCACAACTCGGCACGAGCAGCCCCTCGAACGGCTCGCGATCACCCCGCTGGCGTTCCGCGCACGCGGCGAGCTGGCTGTGACCGACCGCGGCATCGCGCTGGCCCTGGACGGTGCCCCCACCGTCTTCCTCGCCGCCGACCGCCTCGTCTCCATCGACCGCGCGACCGTCACCATCGATCGCGTCGTGGAGCCCGGCGGGCTCGTGCGCATCTCGTGGCACGTCGACGACACGACCGTCGTCGACAGCTATGTGCGCCTCACCGGCGGCGACCTCCCGACCCTCATCTCCGACCTGCAGCGGCTCATCCCCGCCGCCCCTGACACAGGAGCCTCGTCATGA
- the carB gene encoding carbamoyl-phosphate synthase large subunit, translating to MPKRDDIRSVLVIGSGPIVIGQACEFDYSGTQACRVLREEGVRVILVNSNPATIMTDPDFADATYIEPITPAVIETIIAKEKPDAILPTLGGQTALNAAMALHEQGILEKYDVELIGAKVDAIKKGEDRQVFKELVLEAGADVAKSVIAHTMDDLLAGAEQLGYPLVVRPSFTMGGLGSGFAYDEEDLRRIGGAGLRDSPTTEVLLEESILGWKEYELELMRDTADNTVVVCSIENVDPVGVHTGDSITVAPALTLTDREYQKLRDIGIDIIRAVGVDTGGCNIQFAVNPENGRIIVIEMNPRVSRSSALASKATGFPIAKLAAKLALGYRLDEIPNDITGVTPASFEPTLDYVVVKVPRFAFEKFPAADATLTTTMKSVGEAMAIGRNYATALQKALRSLEKRGSSFHWGEEPRTVEELLEIAKTPTDGRIVTLQQALRKGATIEQAFEATAIDPWFLDQIVLINEVAEVVRTAGELDDATLRYAKEHGFSDVQIAQLRGESEAEIRGVRHGLGIRPVYKTVDTCAGEFPALTPYHYSSYDAETEVAPSDRTKVVIIGSGPNRIGQGVEFDYSCVHASFALSDAGFETVMINCNPETVSTDYDTSDRLYFEPLTLEDVLEVLDAEAASGTILGVVCQLGGQTPLGLAKGIEAAGYTVLGTSPEAIDLAEERELFSRLLDEAGLLAPRNGTAIDVEGAVRIAEEIGYPVLVRPSFVLGGRGMEIVYGTDALRDYFVRTAGEVVIEEGKPLLVDRFLDDAIELDVDALYDGTDLFIGGVMEHLEEAGIHSGDSSCTLPPVSLGRSDVDRVREATLAIAQGVGVRGLLNVQFAISAGVLYVIEANPRASRTVPFVSKALGIPMAKAASRIMAGSTIADLRAEGMLPAQDGSRVPLDAPVSVKEAVLPFKRFRTADGKTVDSVLGPEMRSTGEVMGIDRDFPTAFAKSQAAAYGGMPTSGTVFISVADSDKRAVILPAHRLQQLGFTIVATEGTAEILSRNGIAVTVVEKYSETQESGARNIVDLINDGEIDIVVNTPSGGAARADGYEIRAAAVAADKALFTTIAVLGAAVSGMDAAHEGFQVKSLQEYAQDRMAAV from the coding sequence ATGCCCAAGCGCGACGACATCCGCTCCGTCCTCGTCATCGGCTCCGGCCCGATCGTCATCGGCCAGGCCTGCGAGTTCGACTACTCCGGCACCCAGGCGTGCCGCGTCCTCCGTGAGGAGGGCGTCCGGGTCATCCTCGTCAACTCCAACCCCGCGACGATCATGACCGACCCCGACTTCGCCGACGCGACCTACATCGAGCCGATCACCCCCGCGGTGATCGAGACGATCATCGCCAAGGAGAAGCCCGACGCGATCCTGCCGACGCTCGGCGGTCAGACGGCGCTCAACGCCGCGATGGCGCTGCACGAGCAGGGGATCCTCGAGAAGTACGACGTCGAGCTCATCGGCGCGAAGGTGGACGCCATCAAGAAGGGCGAGGACCGTCAGGTCTTCAAGGAGCTCGTCCTCGAGGCGGGCGCGGACGTCGCCAAGAGCGTCATCGCCCACACCATGGACGACCTCCTCGCCGGTGCCGAGCAGCTCGGCTACCCGCTCGTGGTGCGCCCGTCCTTCACGATGGGTGGGCTGGGGTCCGGGTTCGCCTACGACGAGGAGGACCTGCGCCGCATCGGCGGCGCCGGCCTGCGCGACTCGCCGACGACCGAGGTGCTCCTGGAGGAGTCGATCCTCGGCTGGAAGGAGTACGAGCTCGAACTCATGCGCGACACCGCCGACAACACGGTGGTCGTCTGCTCCATCGAGAACGTCGACCCGGTCGGCGTGCACACCGGCGACTCGATCACGGTGGCGCCGGCGCTGACCCTGACCGACCGCGAGTACCAGAAGCTCCGCGACATCGGCATCGACATCATCCGCGCCGTGGGCGTGGACACCGGTGGCTGCAACATCCAGTTCGCGGTCAACCCGGAGAACGGGCGCATCATCGTCATCGAGATGAACCCGCGCGTCTCCCGGTCGAGCGCCCTGGCGTCGAAGGCCACCGGCTTCCCGATCGCCAAGCTCGCGGCCAAGCTCGCCCTCGGCTACCGCCTCGACGAGATCCCGAACGACATCACCGGCGTGACCCCGGCCAGCTTCGAGCCGACGCTCGACTACGTGGTCGTGAAGGTCCCGCGCTTCGCGTTCGAGAAGTTCCCGGCCGCCGACGCCACCCTCACCACGACCATGAAGTCGGTCGGCGAGGCGATGGCCATCGGCCGCAACTACGCCACCGCGCTGCAGAAGGCGCTGCGGTCGCTCGAGAAGCGGGGCTCCAGCTTCCACTGGGGCGAGGAGCCGCGCACCGTCGAGGAACTGCTCGAGATCGCGAAGACCCCGACCGACGGCCGGATCGTCACCCTGCAGCAGGCGCTGCGCAAGGGCGCGACCATCGAGCAGGCGTTCGAGGCCACGGCCATCGACCCCTGGTTCCTCGACCAGATCGTCCTCATCAACGAGGTCGCCGAGGTCGTCCGCACCGCCGGCGAGCTGGACGACGCGACTCTGCGCTACGCCAAGGAGCACGGATTCTCCGACGTGCAGATCGCCCAGCTCCGCGGCGAGAGCGAGGCCGAGATCCGCGGCGTGCGCCACGGCCTCGGCATCCGCCCGGTCTACAAGACGGTCGACACCTGCGCAGGGGAGTTCCCCGCGCTGACGCCGTACCACTACTCGAGCTACGACGCCGAGACCGAGGTCGCGCCGTCCGACCGCACCAAGGTCGTCATCATCGGCTCCGGCCCGAACCGCATCGGTCAGGGCGTCGAGTTCGACTACTCCTGCGTGCACGCCTCGTTCGCGCTGTCCGACGCGGGCTTCGAGACCGTGATGATCAACTGCAACCCGGAGACCGTGTCGACCGACTACGACACGTCCGACCGGCTGTACTTCGAGCCGCTGACGCTCGAGGACGTGCTGGAGGTCCTGGACGCGGAGGCGGCGAGCGGCACCATCCTCGGCGTCGTCTGCCAGCTCGGCGGGCAGACCCCGCTCGGGCTCGCGAAGGGCATCGAGGCGGCTGGCTACACGGTCCTGGGGACGAGCCCGGAGGCCATCGACCTGGCCGAGGAGCGCGAGCTGTTCTCGCGCCTGCTCGACGAGGCCGGACTCCTCGCGCCGCGCAACGGCACGGCGATCGACGTGGAGGGCGCGGTGCGCATCGCCGAGGAGATCGGCTACCCGGTGCTCGTGCGCCCGAGCTTCGTGCTCGGCGGCCGCGGCATGGAGATCGTCTACGGCACCGACGCGCTGCGCGACTACTTCGTGCGGACCGCCGGTGAGGTCGTGATCGAGGAGGGCAAGCCGCTCCTGGTCGACCGCTTCCTCGACGACGCGATCGAGCTCGATGTGGACGCCCTGTACGACGGCACCGACCTCTTCATCGGCGGCGTGATGGAGCATCTGGAGGAAGCCGGCATCCACTCCGGCGACTCGAGCTGCACACTGCCGCCGGTCTCGCTCGGCCGCAGCGACGTCGACCGCGTCCGCGAGGCCACCCTCGCCATCGCGCAGGGCGTCGGCGTGCGCGGTCTGCTGAACGTGCAGTTCGCGATCAGCGCCGGCGTGCTCTACGTCATCGAGGCGAACCCCCGGGCCAGCCGCACGGTGCCCTTCGTCTCCAAGGCGCTGGGCATCCCGATGGCGAAGGCCGCCAGCCGCATCATGGCCGGCTCCACCATCGCCGATCTCCGCGCCGAGGGGATGCTGCCCGCGCAGGACGGCTCGCGCGTCCCGCTGGACGCTCCGGTCTCGGTCAAGGAGGCCGTGCTGCCCTTCAAGCGGTTCCGCACCGCCGACGGCAAGACGGTCGACTCGGTCCTCGGCCCGGAGATGCGCTCGACCGGCGAGGTCATGGGCATCGATCGCGACTTCCCGACCGCGTTCGCGAAGTCCCAGGCCGCGGCCTACGGCGGCATGCCGACCTCGGGAACCGTGTTCATCTCGGTCGCCGACTCCGACAAGCGCGCGGTGATCCTCCCGGCGCACCGCCTCCAGCAGCTCGGCTTCACGATCGTGGCGACCGAGGGCACGGCTGAGATCCTGTCCCGCAACGGCATCGCGGTCACGGTGGTCGAGAAGTACAGCGAGACTCAGGAGTCCGGCGCCCGGAACATCGTCGACCTCATCAACGACGGGGAGATCGACATCGTCGTGAACACCCCGTCCGGTGGGGCAGCCCGTGCGGACGGCTACGAGATCCGCGCCGCCGCGGTGGCCGCCGACAAGGCGCTCTTCACGACCATCGCCGTGCTCGGCGCGGCGGTGAGCGGGATGGACGCCGCGCACGAGGGCTTCCAGGTCAAGAGCCTGCAGGAGTACGCCCAGGACCGGATGGCCGCGGTATGA
- the carA gene encoding glutamine-hydrolyzing carbamoyl-phosphate synthase small subunit codes for MTLSTSSPQASAARLPDPAVLVLEDGTRHRGRAYGARGRTLGEVVFATGMSGYQETITDPSYAGQIVLQTAPHIGNTGMNDEDTESRRIWVAGYIVRDPSRVVSNWRANASLDEVLVEDGIVGISGIDTRAVTRHIRSAGSMRGGIFSGAEAELDPEEQLRIVREAPEMTGLNLSAQVSVQSATVTPARGERIGNLAVLDLGVKQATIDNLAARGFDVHVLPQDVGIDEIRAIEPVAVFYSNGPGDPAASGDHVELLRAVLDDGLPFFGICFGNQLLGRALGLGTYKLPFGHRGINQPVLDKQTGKVEITAHNHGFAVEAPLEGSFDSPHGYGKVEVSHVGLNDNVVEGLRALDIPAFSVQYHPEAAAGPHDANYLFDRFRDMVIANKKDAK; via the coding sequence ATGACCCTCTCGACTTCCTCCCCGCAGGCCTCCGCGGCCCGCCTTCCCGACCCCGCCGTCCTCGTCCTGGAGGACGGCACCCGACACCGCGGACGCGCGTACGGCGCGCGCGGGCGCACCCTCGGCGAGGTCGTGTTCGCCACCGGCATGTCGGGATACCAGGAGACCATCACCGACCCGTCCTACGCCGGACAGATCGTCCTGCAGACCGCCCCGCACATCGGCAACACCGGCATGAACGACGAGGACACCGAGTCCCGCCGCATCTGGGTCGCCGGCTACATCGTGCGAGACCCCTCGCGCGTCGTCTCGAACTGGCGGGCGAACGCCTCTCTCGACGAGGTCCTCGTCGAGGACGGCATCGTCGGCATCAGCGGCATCGACACGCGCGCGGTTACCCGCCACATCCGCTCCGCCGGCTCCATGCGGGGCGGCATCTTCTCGGGTGCGGAGGCGGAGCTCGACCCGGAGGAGCAGCTGCGCATCGTCCGCGAGGCCCCGGAGATGACCGGCCTCAACCTCTCCGCGCAGGTGTCCGTCCAGAGCGCGACCGTCACCCCGGCGAGGGGGGAGCGCATCGGCAACCTCGCCGTGCTCGACCTCGGCGTGAAGCAGGCGACGATCGACAACCTCGCGGCCCGCGGGTTCGACGTGCACGTCCTCCCGCAGGACGTGGGCATCGACGAGATCCGGGCGATCGAGCCGGTCGCCGTCTTCTACTCGAACGGTCCCGGCGACCCCGCGGCGTCGGGCGACCACGTCGAACTGCTGCGCGCGGTCCTCGACGACGGGCTGCCCTTCTTCGGGATCTGCTTCGGCAACCAGCTCCTCGGCCGGGCCCTGGGTCTCGGCACGTACAAGCTGCCGTTCGGCCACCGCGGCATCAACCAGCCCGTGCTGGACAAGCAGACGGGCAAGGTCGAGATCACCGCGCACAACCACGGCTTCGCCGTCGAGGCGCCCCTGGAGGGCTCCTTCGACAGCCCGCACGGCTACGGCAAGGTCGAGGTCAGCCACGTCGGCCTCAACGACAACGTCGTGGAGGGCCTGCGCGCCCTCGACATCCCCGCCTTCTCGGTGCAGTACCACCCCGAGGCGGCGGCCGGACCGCACGACGCCAACTACCTCTTCGACCGCTTCCGCGACATGGTCATCGCGAACAAGAAGGACGCAAAGTAA
- a CDS encoding dihydroorotase, whose amino-acid sequence MSETLVITGAQLLGADGADIIIEDGVIAEVGTGLTRTGARVIDAAGLVALPGLVDLHTHLREPGFEASETILTGTRAAAAGGFTAVFAMPNTSPVADTAGVVEQELALGEAAGYATVQPIGAVTVGQKGERLAELGAMATSRAQVRVFSDDGFCVWDPLIMRRALEYVKSFDGVIAQHAQDPRLTEGAQMNEGTVSAELGLAGWPAVAEESIIARDVLLAEHVGSRLHVCHLSTAGSVDIIRWAKKRGVNVTAEVTPHHLLLTDELVRGYDARFKVNPPLRREEDVLAVREGLADGTIDIVATDHAPHPSEHKACEWQAAANGMVGLESALRVVHQSMVQTGLIGWADVARVMSATPARIGRLSGHGTPLEAGQPAHITLYDPAVDGVFTAADLHGRSVNSPYLGRALPGRVEYTVHGGVLTVDGGAVVEELGA is encoded by the coding sequence GTGAGCGAGACCCTCGTCATCACCGGTGCACAGCTGCTCGGCGCGGACGGCGCCGACATCATCATCGAGGACGGCGTCATCGCCGAGGTCGGGACGGGGCTCACCCGCACCGGCGCGCGGGTGATCGACGCCGCGGGCCTGGTCGCGCTGCCGGGCCTCGTCGACCTGCACACCCACCTGCGCGAGCCGGGGTTCGAGGCCTCCGAGACGATCCTCACCGGCACCAGAGCGGCCGCCGCGGGCGGGTTCACCGCCGTGTTCGCGATGCCGAACACCTCCCCGGTCGCCGACACGGCGGGCGTGGTCGAGCAGGAGCTCGCCCTCGGCGAGGCGGCCGGCTACGCGACCGTGCAGCCGATCGGCGCCGTCACGGTGGGGCAGAAGGGCGAGCGCCTCGCCGAGCTGGGCGCCATGGCCACCTCCCGTGCCCAGGTTCGGGTCTTCAGCGACGACGGCTTCTGCGTGTGGGATCCGCTGATCATGCGCCGGGCTCTGGAGTACGTGAAGTCCTTCGACGGCGTCATCGCCCAGCATGCGCAGGACCCGAGACTCACCGAGGGCGCCCAGATGAACGAGGGCACCGTCTCGGCCGAGCTCGGGCTGGCCGGGTGGCCGGCGGTCGCCGAGGAGTCGATCATCGCCCGCGACGTGCTCCTCGCCGAGCACGTCGGCTCGCGGCTGCACGTGTGCCACCTGTCGACGGCAGGCTCGGTGGACATCATCCGCTGGGCCAAGAAGCGCGGTGTCAACGTGACGGCGGAGGTCACGCCGCACCACCTGCTGCTCACGGACGAACTCGTCCGCGGCTACGACGCGCGGTTCAAGGTCAACCCGCCGCTGCGCCGCGAGGAGGACGTCCTCGCGGTCCGGGAGGGCCTGGCCGACGGCACGATCGACATCGTCGCGACCGACCACGCACCGCACCCCAGCGAGCACAAGGCGTGCGAGTGGCAGGCCGCCGCGAACGGCATGGTCGGTCTGGAGAGCGCCCTGCGGGTCGTGCACCAGTCGATGGTGCAGACCGGCCTGATCGGCTGGGCCGACGTGGCCCGGGTCATGAGCGCGACGCCCGCCCGCATCGGCCGGCTCTCCGGCCACGGCACGCCGCTCGAAGCCGGGCAGCCCGCGCACATCACGCTGTACGACCCCGCGGTCGACGGTGTGTTCACCGCCGCGGACCTGCACGGGCGCAGCGTGAACTCGCCCTACCTGGGCCGCGCCCTGCCGGGCCGCGTGGAGTACACCGTGCACGGCGGCGTCCTCACGGTCGACGGCGGCGCCGTCGTCGAGGAGCTCGGCGCATGA